The Candidatus Babeliales bacterium genome has a segment encoding these proteins:
- a CDS encoding penicillin-binding protein 2, whose product MDSTHNNYLRFFTVIIVFFLLYGMIILNLYFIQIRQTSFFKNLGDKQYNITLQTLPQRAYIYDRNNNPVAINKDSVAAFILPKTLTKPDELFAFLQKHFPQAFERLPSSRTKNFMFIKRNLTPEEIATIEKADLTDINLLNESSRFYPYESLGTVVGITDVDNNGLFGIESQYNKQLAGTPTTFNLKKDAKSHHFYFSKETKEQGADGQSITLTIDADIQFKMQTILNEAVERYGSQEAGALAMDPQTGEILAVVSYPHFDPNNTKILDMETTKNRPITNCFESGSVLKVFMALAALQEGVTALDEIIDCEDTKETRLDHLRIRTIQPHGKISFLEVLKYSNNIGTVKIAKRLGADLYDYYKLLGFGQSTGLNFPGEQKGFVNHPSNWSAYSIQSLSYGYEITTSLLQLARAFSLLINGGYLVTPKLIKDDTVEKTGPLVSQKTLDDVLTVLEATVQTGSGTRAQIAGYKILGKTGTANILINGKYDDNRHLYTFIGAIQKDNYQRVIVCYVKDSKRATYASMITAPLFKELAECMILHEQTKSMSL is encoded by the coding sequence ATGGATTCGACACATAATAATTATCTCAGATTTTTTACCGTGATTATTGTCTTCTTTTTGCTCTATGGCATGATCATTTTAAATTTATATTTCATTCAAATTCGACAAACTTCTTTCTTTAAAAACTTGGGCGATAAACAGTACAACATCACCCTGCAAACACTCCCACAGCGCGCTTACATTTACGATAGAAACAATAATCCGGTAGCGATTAATAAAGACAGCGTTGCCGCATTTATTTTGCCTAAAACTCTAACCAAGCCGGATGAGCTTTTTGCTTTCCTTCAAAAACATTTTCCTCAAGCTTTCGAGCGGCTTCCGTCATCTCGTACCAAAAACTTCATGTTTATCAAACGAAATTTAACTCCAGAAGAAATAGCTACTATTGAAAAAGCAGATCTTACAGATATTAATTTACTCAACGAATCAAGCAGATTTTATCCCTACGAATCACTGGGCACCGTTGTAGGTATCACCGACGTTGATAACAATGGTTTATTCGGCATTGAAAGCCAATATAACAAACAACTTGCAGGCACTCCAACCACATTCAATTTAAAAAAAGATGCCAAGTCACATCATTTTTATTTTTCAAAAGAAACAAAAGAGCAAGGCGCTGACGGCCAATCGATAACGCTTACCATTGATGCTGACATTCAATTTAAAATGCAGACCATTTTAAACGAAGCAGTTGAGCGCTATGGCTCTCAGGAAGCTGGTGCTTTAGCTATGGATCCACAAACCGGAGAAATACTTGCCGTTGTTTCATATCCACATTTCGACCCAAACAACACCAAAATTTTAGATATGGAAACTACGAAAAATAGACCTATCACCAACTGCTTTGAAAGTGGTTCTGTTTTAAAAGTCTTTATGGCACTTGCAGCTCTTCAAGAAGGAGTTACTGCTCTTGATGAAATTATTGACTGTGAAGATACTAAAGAGACAAGACTCGATCACTTACGCATTAGAACCATACAGCCACATGGAAAAATTTCATTTCTTGAAGTGTTAAAATATTCAAACAACATAGGAACAGTTAAAATTGCCAAACGCCTTGGAGCTGATTTATACGATTATTATAAATTACTCGGATTTGGACAGTCAACTGGCCTTAATTTTCCAGGAGAGCAAAAAGGTTTTGTAAATCATCCATCAAATTGGTCTGCTTACTCCATTCAATCACTTTCATACGGATATGAAATTACCACCTCTCTTCTGCAGCTTGCACGCGCATTTAGCTTGCTTATCAATGGTGGCTATTTAGTTACGCCAAAATTAATAAAAGACGACACCGTAGAAAAAACAGGACCATTGGTTTCTCAAAAAACTTTAGATGATGTTTTAACAGTTCTTGAAGCTACGGTACAAACAGGTAGTGGTACACGTGCTCAAATTGCTGGTTACAAAATACTTGGTAAAACAGGAACAGCTAATATTTTAATCAATGGTAAATATGATGATAATCGACATCTCTACACATTTATTGGAGCTATACAAAAAGATAACTATCAACGAGTTATTGTTTGCTACGTTAAAGATTCAAAACGAGCAACCTATGCTTCTATGATTACTGCGCCACTTTTTAAAGAACTTGCAGAATGTATGATTTTACATGAACAAACAAAAAGTATGTCTTTATAG